In a genomic window of Dyadobacter fermentans DSM 18053:
- a CDS encoding response regulator transcription factor — MLNPKTGTWEVSSYRQSYPGIDDDQLLNKREIDILRHIADGLGSILIADKLSISHHTVNTHRDTYSFGTLTERICC; from the coding sequence TTGCTCAATCCAAAAACAGGAACTTGGGAGGTTTCAAGCTATCGACAATCCTATCCGGGAATCGATGATGATCAACTGCTAAACAAGCGTGAAATTGATATTCTTAGACATATTGCGGACGGTTTAGGCAGCATTTTGATAGCAGATAAATTATCCATTAGCCACCATACAGTAAACACACATCGGGACACTTACAGTTTCGGGACACTTACAGAAAGAATATGCTGCTGA